The genomic region TATTAGTATTCCCTTCAATTTTTTAGAAATTGCTTCCTTTAAAGGCATAATTTCTCTTGCAAATATTTTTGAAGAACCCTTAACAACATCTCCTTCAACATAAAAAGGAGCAAGTTTATCAAGGTATTTTTCAATTTTATTCTTCAATTCATCAAATATAACAACTTGAAAAGAACCTTCAAAATCCTCAAGATGCAGAATATAATAATTTCTTTTCCCATCAATATTAATTTTTGACTCCACTTTGCTCAAAACCCCACACATTCTTACATTTCTAAGTTCTATCTCCTCCTCTTCCTGTATATCAATTGATGAGTGGGTTGAAAGAATCTCTGCAAATTCTGAATAGGGTTCAAGAGGGTGGTTTTTAAAATACATGTTTAAAACCTCCTTTTCCCACTCCATAACTCTTATAACATCTTTCTCTTCCTGAATTTCCTCCACTTTATTTGTAAAAAGTGAGGGAACTGATTTTTTAACAAGTTTATTTTCAAAAATATTCATCAATTTTTCTCTATCTGGATCAAAAATATCAAAAGCACCAGCTTTAATCAATGCTTCTATAACTTTTTTGGTAACCTTTTTTGAAGAAGCCCTTCTAACAAAATCCTCAAAAGAGGTAAATGGTTTTTGTCGTCTTAATTCTATAATATGCTCACAGGCATTAACTCCTACATTTTTAATCCCTAAAAGCCCGTATCTTAATTTATTTTCCCCCTGAACTTTAAAGAATTTATCAGAATTTAAAATACAGACAGGTAATATTTCTATACCATCCCTCTTTGCGGTTTGAACAAAGTAAGAAACTTTCTCAATTTTATTTATTTCACTGTTTAAAACAGAGGCATAAAATTCTGTTTTATAATTTGCCTTGAGGTATGCTGTTATATAAGAAAGAAGTGCATAACCTGTAGAATGAGACTTATTAAAAGCATACTTTGCAAAGGAATGTATTTTTAAAACAATATCCTTTGCCATATCTTCAGGAATACCTCTTTCTACCATACCACTTACAAATTCCCTCATTATACTTTCACTCATTAGCTCTTCCTTCTTCTTACCCATAGCCTTTCTTAAAATATCAGCTTTAGCAAAGGAAAAACCTGCAAGCTCATGGGCTATAAGCATAACTTGTTCCTGATATACAATGAGACCAAAGGTCTCCTTTAAAATTTTCTCAAGTTTTTCATGGGGATAACTCAAAGGAACAAGTCCTTTTTTCCTCCTTACATATTCTTCAGTTGCTCCTGCCTCAATTGGTCCGGGTCTATAAAGTGAAAGAATTGCAATTAAATCCTTAAATTCATCTGGTTTTAATCTTTTAAGAAGTTCCCTCATCCCCCTTGATTCCAGCTGAAAAACTCCCTGAGTTTTACCTTTTGATAGAATTTCAAAAGTTTTTTTATCATCAAGAGGCAAATTGTAAGGATCTATCTCAATCCCTTTATCTTTTAAAAGCTTACATGTATCTTCAATTACAGTTAAAGTTCTCAAGCCTAATATATCTATTTTTAAAAGTCCAACAGCTTCAAGAGAATTCATTTCATACTGGGAACAGATGGTTCCTTTTGAATCCATATAAAGAGGCACATAATCAGTTATTTCAGATGGTGCAACAACAACTCCTGCTGCATGAACTGATGCATGTCTTGCAAGTCCCTCTGCTTTTTTTGCATACTCATATATCTTCCTGTAATCTTCATTCTCATCAACAAGTTTCTTAAAAACCGGATTTTCCGAATATGATTCTTCTAAAGTTCCCTCAATACATTCTCTTGCAAGTTTATCAACAAAGGAATATTCATAACCTAATACTCTACCCATATCCCTTATTGCCTGTCTTGCCTTCATTCTCCCGAAAGTTATAATCTGGGATACATTTCTTTCTCCGTATTTTTTTCTTATATAGGATAAGACTTCATCTCTCCTTTCATCACCAAAATCTATATCCACATCAGGCGGAGATATTCTTTCAGGGTTTAAAAATCTCTCAAAAAGAAGATCATATTTTAATGGATCAATCCTCGTAACACCAAGTGAATAAAGAACAAGTGAAGAAACTGCTGAACCCCTGCCAGGACCAACAGGTATTCCTTCCCTTTTTGCGAAATCAACTATGTCCTTTATGATCAGGAAATAACCTTCAAAGTTTAATTTTTGTATTATTGAAAGTTCCTTTTCTAACCTTTCAATATACTTCTTTTTTATATCACCCTTAAAAATTTCTTCAAGCCCTTTATAACTTAAATATTTTAAATATTCAAAATTACTATCAAACTGATGTGGTATTTCAATTTTTGGTAGATAAAAATTTTCGTTGAGCTTCAAATCAATATCAACCATTTCTTCTACTTTTCTTGTATTTAAAACTGCCCTTTCATCATAACTGAAAATTTGCTTCATTTCCTTTTCACTTTTAAAATAAACTTCCTTTGTTTTAAATCTGAATCTTTCCTTATCCTTCAATGTCTTCCCTGTTTGAAGTGCAAGAATTGCTTCATGAAATTCATAATCTTCTTTATCAAGATAATGAACATCATTTGTAGCTATATACAAGAGGTCATATTTTTTGGCAAATTCGTAAAGGACCTTATTTACAATTATGTTTTCTTCCATATTTAGATCCATAAGTTCAATAATACAATTTTCTTTTCCGAATATTTCCATGTATATTTTTAGAAGATCTTCTGCCTCTTTTATCTTACCCTGTAATATTAGCTGTGGTAGTTCTCCTTTAATACAACCTGTCAGAAAGAAAAGTCCTTCAGAATTATCTTTAAGAACTTCCCTATCAATTCTTGGCTTATAATAAAATCCTTCAAGATATCCTATTGAAGATAGTTTCATTAAATTCTTATATCCCTTTAAATTTTTGGCAATTAAGGTTATGTGATTATAAGGATCATAACCTCCTGAAACCACCTTTTCCTTTCGTGATTTTGCTATATAAAGCTCAGCCCCGATTATTGGTTTTATGCCCCTTTCTTTAGCTTTTTTGTAAAACTCTATAACACCAAATAAAGCACCATGGTCTGTTATGGCACAGGCAGGCATCTTCTCTACAACACACTTATCAAGAAGCTTATCAATGGGAATTATCCCGTCAAGAAGGGAATACTCCGTATGAAGATGTAAATGAACAAAATCGCTCATTATTTTTAGCTTTTTTTATATTTTATAATATTTTAACTCTTCTACCCTCTATCTTCAACCTTCCCTCTGCATAAAGCTTAATTGCTTCAGAATAAATCTTATGTTCTTCCTTAAGGATTCTCTCAGCAAGGGCTTCAGGTGTATCATCTTCAAGCACAGGAACACATCTCTGGAGTATAATCGGACCCCCATCAACTGTCTCATCCACAAAATGAACAGTGCATCCTGCAACCTTTACTCCATACTCTAAGGCCTTTTTTTGAGCATTTAACCCTTTAAAAGCAGGAAGAAGGGAAGGATGTATATTCATTATTCTATTTCTAAACTCCCTTAAAAGTGCTCCTTTT from candidate division WOR-3 bacterium harbors:
- the purN gene encoding phosphoribosylglycinamide formyltransferase; the encoded protein is MKLLKIGALASGRGSNVEAILKNIKTGYLPCEMKILISDNPDAPVLKIAREYGVKALYVYPGERKHTLDPEKEEEYARILKEEGVELLILAGFMRILKGALLREFRNRIMNIHPSLLPAFKGLNAQKKALEYGVKVAGCTVHFVDETVDGGPIILQRCVPVLEDDTPEALAERILKEEHKIYSEAIKLYAEGRLKIEGRRVKIL
- the dnaE gene encoding DNA polymerase III subunit alpha, which gives rise to MSDFVHLHLHTEYSLLDGIIPIDKLLDKCVVEKMPACAITDHGALFGVIEFYKKAKERGIKPIIGAELYIAKSRKEKVVSGGYDPYNHITLIAKNLKGYKNLMKLSSIGYLEGFYYKPRIDREVLKDNSEGLFFLTGCIKGELPQLILQGKIKEAEDLLKIYMEIFGKENCIIELMDLNMEENIIVNKVLYEFAKKYDLLYIATNDVHYLDKEDYEFHEAILALQTGKTLKDKERFRFKTKEVYFKSEKEMKQIFSYDERAVLNTRKVEEMVDIDLKLNENFYLPKIEIPHQFDSNFEYLKYLSYKGLEEIFKGDIKKKYIERLEKELSIIQKLNFEGYFLIIKDIVDFAKREGIPVGPGRGSAVSSLVLYSLGVTRIDPLKYDLLFERFLNPERISPPDVDIDFGDERRDEVLSYIRKKYGERNVSQIITFGRMKARQAIRDMGRVLGYEYSFVDKLARECIEGTLEESYSENPVFKKLVDENEDYRKIYEYAKKAEGLARHASVHAAGVVVAPSEITDYVPLYMDSKGTICSQYEMNSLEAVGLLKIDILGLRTLTVIEDTCKLLKDKGIEIDPYNLPLDDKKTFEILSKGKTQGVFQLESRGMRELLKRLKPDEFKDLIAILSLYRPGPIEAGATEEYVRRKKGLVPLSYPHEKLEKILKETFGLIVYQEQVMLIAHELAGFSFAKADILRKAMGKKKEELMSESIMREFVSGMVERGIPEDMAKDIVLKIHSFAKYAFNKSHSTGYALLSYITAYLKANYKTEFYASVLNSEINKIEKVSYFVQTAKRDGIEILPVCILNSDKFFKVQGENKLRYGLLGIKNVGVNACEHIIELRRQKPFTSFEDFVRRASSKKVTKKVIEALIKAGAFDIFDPDREKLMNIFENKLVKKSVPSLFTNKVEEIQEEKDVIRVMEWEKEVLNMYFKNHPLEPYSEFAEILSTHSSIDIQEEEEIELRNVRMCGVLSKVESKINIDGKRNYYILHLEDFEGSFQVVIFDELKNKIEKYLDKLAPFYVEGDVVKGSSKIFAREIMPLKEAISKKLKGILIKLNLKELDEEKIKRLKEIVNKFKGKFDLYLSLDTGEKRRIYKSMVFKVSFKEEFFDEINELFGENRIESLVE